A part of Sinorhizobium chiapasense genomic DNA contains:
- a CDS encoding lysozyme inhibitor LprI family protein produces MRMFASLSGLLLLSALSVAAQEQPPVDCQNAVTQMDMNICAGQDYGKADADLNEVYKQAVAAMKAMDKELGEIDAAYPGAEEALKKAQRAWIGYRDGQCELAGFEARGGSMEPMLVSGCLAELTRKRTAELKQLLEPSGN; encoded by the coding sequence ATGAGGATGTTCGCGTCTCTATCCGGCTTGCTTCTGCTGTCAGCGCTTTCGGTAGCCGCGCAAGAACAGCCACCGGTCGATTGCCAGAACGCTGTGACGCAGATGGACATGAATATCTGCGCTGGCCAGGACTATGGCAAAGCCGACGCCGACCTGAATGAAGTCTACAAACAGGCGGTCGCTGCCATGAAGGCGATGGACAAGGAACTCGGCGAAATCGACGCCGCCTATCCCGGCGCGGAAGAGGCATTGAAGAAGGCGCAACGGGCCTGGATCGGCTACCGCGACGGGCAGTGCGAGCTGGCCGGGTTCGAGGCGCGCGGCGGCTCTATGGAGCCGATGCTGGTTTCAGGTTGCCTGGCGGAGCTGACCCGCAAGCGAACAGCCGAATTGAAGCAACTCCTCGAACCGAGTGGAAACTGA
- a CDS encoding urease subunit beta: protein MIPGEIIAAEGEIELNIGFQTVMIEVSNSGDRPVQVGSHYHFAETNPGLIFDREAARGRRLDIPAGTAVRFEPGQTRQVTLIPLSGKREVFGFRQAIMGKL, encoded by the coding sequence ATGATTCCTGGCGAAATCATCGCAGCTGAAGGCGAGATCGAACTGAACATCGGTTTCCAGACCGTCATGATCGAGGTTTCCAACTCCGGCGACCGTCCCGTGCAGGTGGGGAGCCACTATCATTTCGCCGAGACGAACCCTGGCCTGATCTTCGATCGGGAGGCGGCCCGCGGCAGACGACTCGACATTCCGGCCGGCACCGCGGTGCGCTTCGAGCCGGGCCAGACGAGGCAAGTGACGTTGATCCCGCTTTCAGGCAAGCGCGAGGTGTTTGGCTTCCGCCAGGCGATCATGGGCAAGCTATGA
- a CDS encoding DUF1272 domain-containing protein has protein sequence MLSLRPNCECCDRDLPPENREAMICTFECTFCADCAEARLGGICPNCSGELVRRPVRPAAMLAKYPASTERVLKPQGCADGRAA, from the coding sequence ATGCTGAGCTTACGCCCGAACTGCGAATGCTGTGATCGCGACCTGCCGCCCGAGAACCGGGAGGCCATGATCTGCACGTTCGAATGCACCTTCTGTGCCGATTGTGCCGAGGCGAGGCTTGGCGGAATCTGCCCGAATTGCAGCGGCGAACTGGTTCGCCGGCCGGTCCGTCCGGCTGCGATGCTTGCGAAATATCCGGCGTCGACGGAGCGCGTGTTGAAGCCGCAAGGTTGCGCGGACGGTCGAGCGGCTTGA
- a CDS encoding urease subunit gamma has product MNLTPREKDKLLISMAAMVARRRLERGVKLNHPEAIALITDFVVEGARDGRSVAELMEAGAHVLTRDQVMEGIPEMIHDIQIEATFPDGTKLVTVHEPIR; this is encoded by the coding sequence ATGAATCTCACCCCGCGCGAAAAGGACAAGCTGTTGATTTCCATGGCGGCGATGGTCGCGCGCCGGAGGCTGGAGCGTGGCGTGAAGCTCAACCATCCGGAAGCGATCGCTCTCATCACCGATTTCGTCGTCGAAGGTGCGCGGGACGGGCGTTCCGTGGCCGAGCTGATGGAAGCCGGCGCGCATGTGCTGACCCGCGACCAGGTCATGGAAGGGATCCCCGAAATGATCCATGACATTCAGATCGAGGCGACGTTTCCGGATGGGACGAAGCTCGTCACGGTACACGAACCGATCCGCTAG